In Cydia strobilella chromosome 8, ilCydStro3.1, whole genome shotgun sequence, one DNA window encodes the following:
- the LOC134743397 gene encoding RYamide receptor-like, whose product MLYTSEPTIHNETEFRGACEHSECVGSLSHTPNTSMPFNYTDAHHGMVCMFETTAEDFMGSSLFQMCVLFMYSAVFVVALVGNGLVCFVVQTSPRMKTVTNYFIVNLAVGDILMTLFCVPFSFVSMLVLRYWPFGAVMCKVVNYSQAVSVLVSAYTLLAISIDRYMAIMRPLKPRLGKATAKLVVAGVWCGALATAAPIPIVSNLQRPSLWHEACEIDVCGELWASAEQSSQYTCALLGLQFALPLCALVCTYTRIAHAVWGGRPPGEAQSARDTRMQRSKRKMIKMMVTVVAVFTISWLPLNVFIVLWTTHESDLEWGTWPGMPYVWFASHWLAMSHSCYNPIIYCYMNARYRRGFKQVLGGLLCLKPTEARSCHRSSVCEGVPMSEMVGLNCSSARRGVAGCRCRPRNGVLGSSKCKCNSLELKVCPTAPRPPAAPARALSVRSNYFT is encoded by the exons ATGCTATATACTAGCGAGCCGACGATTCACAATGAAACAGAATTTCGAGGCGCGTGTGAGCACTCGGAGTGCGTCGGGAGCTTGTCGCACACTCCCAACACCTCCATGCCCTTCAACTACACTGACGCACATCATGGAATGGTGTGCATGTTTGAGACAACGGCCGAGGACTTCATGGGATCGTCTCTTTTCCAAATGTGTGTGCTTTTTATGTACAGTGCCGTGTTTGTGGTTGCCCTCGTGGGCAACGGGCTAGTGTGTTTCGTGGTACAAACGTCGCCGCGCATGAAGACGGTGACGAACTACTTTATAGTGAATTTAGCGGTGGGGGATATTCTAATGACGCTGTTCTGTGTGCCGTTCTCGTTCGTGTCGATGCTAGTTTTGCGCTACTGGCCCTTCGGCGCCGTCATGTGCAAGGTTGTGAACTACTCGCAGGCCGTGTCAGTGCTCGTGTCCGCGTACACGCTGCTCGCTATCTCCATCGACCGCTACATGGCTATCATGCGACCTTTGAAGCCCAGGCTTGGAAAGGCCACTGCCAAACTTGTAGTAGCTGGCGTGTGGTGCGGTGCATTAGCTACCGCTGCCCCTATACCGATCGTGTCTAATTTGCAACGTCCTTCGCTTTGGCATGAAGCGTGCGAAAT TGACGTCTGCGGCGAGCTTTGGGCGAGCGCGGAGCAGAGTTCGCAGTACACGTGCGCTCTGCTTGGGCTGCAGTTCGCGCTGCCGCTGTGCGCGCTCGTGTGCACGTACACGCGCATCGCGCACGCCGTGTGGGGCGGCCGCCCGCCCGGCGAGGCGCAGAGCGCGCGCGATACGCGTATGCAGCGCTCCAAGCGCAAG ATGATCAAAATGATGGTAACAGTGGTCGCTGTGTTTACGATTTCCTGGTTGCCACTCAacgtttttatt GTGTTATGGACGACGCATGAGAGCGACTTGGAGTGGGGTACGTGGCCGGGCATGCCGTACGTGTGGTTTGCGAGCCACTGGCTGGCCATGAGCCACTCATGCTACAACCCCATCATCTACTGTTACATGAACGCGCGCTACCGCCGCGGGTTCAAACAG GTACTCGGCGGCTTGCTGTGTCTCAAGCCCACCGAGGCCCGCTCCTGTCATCGGTCCAGCGTCTGCGAGGGCGTTCCAATGTCAG AAATGGTGGGCCTAAACTGCTCTTCGGCCCGGCGCGGCGTGGCCGGTTGCCGGTGCCGTCCCCGAAACGGCGTTCTTGGCAGCTCAAAATGCAAGTGCAACTCCCTGGAGCTAAAAGTGTGTCCAACTGCGCCAAGACCCCCAGCGGCGCCGGCGCGCGCCCTCTCGGTCCGTTCCAATTATTTCACCTAG